The Canis lupus familiaris isolate Mischka breed German Shepherd chromosome 19, alternate assembly UU_Cfam_GSD_1.0, whole genome shotgun sequence genome contains a region encoding:
- the GYPC gene encoding glycophorin-C, translating into MSLGANIAIIAGVIAAIAFVLICLLIFMLRYMYRHKGTYYTNEAKGTEFAESADTALQDDPSLQDTGDNSRKEYFI; encoded by the exons ATGTCATTGGGGGCAAACATTGCCATCATTGCAG GTGTGATCGCCGCTATAGCCTTTGTCCTGATCTGCCTCCTGATCTTCATGCTACGCTACATGTACCGGCACAAGGGCACATACTACACGAACGAGGCCAAGGGCACAGAATTTGCCGAAAGTGCAGACACAGCCCTGCAGGACGATCCTTCCCTCCAGGACACAGGTGACAACAGCAGAAAGGAGTACTTTATCTGA